GTGGCGAGCAGGTCGAGGAGCAGTCCACGGATCACCGCGAGGCCGAGCCGGGCGTGGGTCCGGGCCACCTCGGCGGGTACCTGCCAGCGCGCGGCCAGCTCGACGTTGAGGTCGAGCCAGTTGTCCACCAGGCCCTCGAGCAGTGGCGCCGTGCCGGGGTGGCCCTGCACCGCCTGGCCGTACATCTCGAAGAACAGCCGCTCGTACGGCCACAGCGCCGGGTCGGCCAGCCGGTGCCACATCGCCCGGATGGTGTCGGCCAGCGAGGTGGCCGGATCGAGGTCCAGGGTGGCCAGGGCGGCCCGCTGTCGGGCCTCCACCTCGCGGACCACCTCGACGAGGAGTCCCTCCTTCGAGCCGAAGTGGTAGATCAGCATCCGGTGGCTGGTACCGATGCCGGCGGCCAGTCCGCGCAGGGTCAGCGCGCCGACGCCGTGCTCCGCGATGTGGTCGACGGCGCGGGACAGCAGGTGTCCTCGAAGCTCTCCAGCCATGTACCATACGGTACATGTACCACCTGGTACAGGAGCGGGAAGAGGTGCTGAGGTGGGGCGTCAACAGATCGACGTACGGGTGCGCAGTGCGGCCAGCCCGGCCGCGGTCCACGCGTTGCTGCGGGACGGGGCGGGCTGGCCCACCTGGTCACCGATCGATTCCTTCGAACTGGAGCGGCCGGGCCCGGACGAGCCGGAGGGGGTGGGTGCGATCCGGATCTTCCGCACCGGCCGGACGACCAGCCGGGAACGCGTGGTCGAGCGGGTGCCGGACCGCCGGTTCAGTTACGAACTCCTCTCCGGACTGCCGATCCGCGACTACCGGGCCGACGTCGACCTCACCCCGGACGACGGCGGCACCCTGATCCGTTGGCGCTCCTCGTTCTCGGCCACGGTGCCCGGCACCGGCTGGATCTACCGGCGGGCGCTGGGCCGCTTCATCAGGCAGACCGCCGAAGGCCTGGCCAGCCACGCCGCCGCCCGCGCCGCCCATCCCGCCTGACCGGACCAGCCCGCCCGGCGATCCGCCTCGGGGCGCCCGGACCCTCCGGCCCAGCCAGCCACCGCCGCTCCCGCCCGGACGTGTCCGCGTTCCGCGCTCAGGTGGGGGCAGGCTGGGCCGGCAGCTTGGGCAGCAGCACGGCGACCCGGGCCGCGGCCGGTTCGTTGTCGAGCTGGCGGAACAGCGCGTACGCGCCGGACCACGCCGTCCCGGCGGCAGCGTGGTCGCCGACGCTGGCGTAGGCGTGCCCGAGCACGGTCAGCGCCCGGGCCCGGAGGAAGTGGAACCGTAGGTCCCCGAGCAGTTGGAGAACCCGGCGGAGCAGCGCCACGGCCCGCGCCGCCCGGCCGTCGATCAACTCCAGTTCGCCGAGCCCGGCCAGGGACACCGCCTCACCGAATGCCAGACCGTCGACCTGACTGCGGGCCAGGGCCGTCTCCAGGGTGTGCCGGGCGGACGGGTGGCCGTCCAGGGCGTAGACGTGGCCGAGCCGGGCCAGCGCGTACGTCTCCTGGACCTGGTCACCGGTCTCCCGGGCGACGGCGACCGCCTGCCGCAGGTACGTCCGGCCGGGCTCGGGCCGCCCCAGCTCACGGTAGGTCAGGCCGAGCAGGGTGAGCGCGGTGCTCTCGTCGCGGCGGGCGCCCATGCTGCGGGCCAGGTCGAGATAGCGGTGGCCCAGGTCCCGGGTGACATCGTCGAGTCCCTGTTCCCGGCTGATGATTGCGCGCTGTGCCAGGGCGTGGCACTCGCCGAGCCGGTAACCGGCGGCGGCGGAGATGGACAGCGCCTCGGCGAGCAGCGGCGCCGCCTCCCGGTGCCGACCGGTGATCCGGTACACGTCGGCGCACAGCC
The nucleotide sequence above comes from Plantactinospora soyae. Encoded proteins:
- a CDS encoding TetR/AcrR family transcriptional regulator; the protein is MAGELRGHLLSRAVDHIAEHGVGALTLRGLAAGIGTSHRMLIYHFGSKEGLLVEVVREVEARQRAALATLDLDPATSLADTIRAMWHRLADPALWPYERLFFEMYGQAVQGHPGTAPLLEGLVDNWLDLNVELAARWQVPAEVARTHARLGLAVIRGLLLDLLATGDRAGTDAALETFAVGYEAGLPIPTRVRPVADDSPPTTGRARS
- a CDS encoding SRPBCC family protein, encoding MGRQQIDVRVRSAASPAAVHALLRDGAGWPTWSPIDSFELERPGPDEPEGVGAIRIFRTGRTTSRERVVERVPDRRFSYELLSGLPIRDYRADVDLTPDDGGTLIRWRSSFSATVPGTGWIYRRALGRFIRQTAEGLASHAAARAAHPA